The Maylandia zebra isolate NMK-2024a linkage group LG7, Mzebra_GT3a, whole genome shotgun sequence genome contains a region encoding:
- the prrc2b gene encoding protein PRRC2B isoform X4, with translation MSDRLGQITKSKDGKSKYSSLSLFDKYKGKSIETQKNTVVPRHGLQSLGKVATARRMPPPAHLPSLKSENKGNDPNVIIVPKDGTGWANKQEQPDQKNSVASTPQLPELQPPLPLQKSVSNLQKSSPVANQENTNTSGPKQWAQLNGKAVEQDGSRASNRLQPFSHEEFPTLKAAGEQDRAGKERSGFDPSYGPGPSLRPQNVTSWREGGGRNLQPSSLTLSLPADPEGKATALAETGTPPASSHPSSATVTTSSNTVTAPSPGPDPKELSLRPAQPVRRTAVPTALQYQLHHTSTAVYHDMLPAFMCSKETREATGTDHVPTTVAAPARFDSKPTFRQSYAKPELVNGDVRRENRFVRAAPRLSSQPIRRPTDRPVRPAIINPEDLKDLDELDNDCEDGWAGLHEEVDYSEKLKFSDDEEEHSSSDKNKIWADWERERDNQRDCHSSLSSGEASYPQEGPEESYSFQHHHHEPPRKTNGKYLSTDTQVQQRNQGDPLADQDDHQRQSQAPARAKYVSPELSEAVERARRRREEEERRAREERLAACAEKLKKLDEKFGKTERQTSRTDDSQKEVEGKEVPLSPSREQSRSHHDNWHYSTKDGSECPSDISPGHSYREESGFSTYRGSEDDGPEPSSPSGDYSGRQPIKPVPPRFQKQPQHHQQQEQMFKMQHWQQSGHPNPSGSSHTQRGYYPPHVLGFDPRWMMMPPFMDPRMTQGRSPVDYYPGMIKPMMHQDHLNSPGSDEGCHPNLPQERRAPSTEPYPVWNQDGYPLRSFTPPYQRQRESSESGHPDDRGDMASSQQDSYEERASDCLSHTQDDLPHHSYQSRGSDREQHDQGLLTTAQNLSQNYSDSEYPKQESRDKHLKDGLESHDEALDGSTDNWKRDGSQKQDGGVNSAQNQWSEASSSSSSVNQPSEASGRTLIRRTGPIKKPVLKALKVEDKENEKPKPEPEEKPVPYRLEKEVLTNVYDLKKDNQPANNRRSASPVVEKQPEERQRQSPAPSKMDRPLSTHSDDSPKENTWSSAKSQSLRDSQENREPQAPRRNNWIFIDEEQAFGAVRGTGRGRSRGFREFNSRGGTRGGRGGDNLRGVYNNNNNSSGSSTQRAGRGRAPPRDLIKVEEFQRGKPRRRNVSETLSEASEYEELPKRRRQKGSENGEGYTESGDVRKADRESWRSNKVYTDDQTAPDSREKTKVTRGFGNRVLPPRLNTTGSYSRSFGGSRDISTWRGRGPQFSGSSSGSMQENGYGPGAETAYSRRPPVERDALKYTPKFTGSFMENGTEEREGEYYFDSENPDRQILRRRRPPRQDKPPRFRRLRQEREPGSNQWTSDEFINGDFANPWPGHSKSTGDDNWPSGHYSGRPSQHGQTEEWETGSDNSDFGDWREKRSGGGGIATQGHGDIPSDSGQEPGSSEKRELSKRSFSSQRPLVERQNRKGEPSLLDASKMVRAPDNPPTSSNRSDSWQNGGTSCKSRSPDESGSVYSIEQLPEEREPIEPAGKKLDKELKPGPVKTDITEPLSPYELSSYPIEGDAGGPGSNADGYQDALSKKQRRPQEDDRRRKEQGAAVPVKNRTVTSKMPPRFAKKQGSMSIEQPEEGISSNNLGTEIWETNSSALSVQSSGGDSWTKQVSYTGSEPNSEDSDAGPEQNKEQHKPGPIGNERSLKHRKGSEGVDRLEGGPITPVNGVDLHVDTVLPVPPIEFGVSAKDSDFSLPPGSTPVPVSNPVNKLQDTALNQSIPILRSNHLQPGINLNPISFPSADLTLKMESARKAWENSQSLPEQGSPGGSASGAQPPCSAGSSTGVSYSSFGGVSMPPMPVASVAPSMSMQGNHIPPLYLDGHVFPSQPRLVPPTMTQQQTYQQAAAAQQIPISLHTSLQAQAQLGLRGGLPVSQSQEMFSSIPPFRSQVYMHPNLSQPSPMVLSGGAPLKGPYSAFPGMQPSDMVKPQSGSHYQPMNGSQQLVYDSQMNQGPGMGSSQLMDSQLIQVTMPLPGSQLRYGSAQQHLILPQSIQLQQGQNLSVGAPRRMLPPGSQAAVMTGSREGPQMEMKGFQFSEKPNHSPGMSGGSYRPGSASPGGKPSGPGGPVGPLPTHFAQQVPPAQGSMVMHMRPPTTGPFPNPIQRPVMQVNKPVIIRSPPYPNPGRDPPHSIPPSASEPPVKGQEDGMKNKTIRDVRKAVGEGKTPSGGMTSKLQEPLPSTGQAKPARTGAIKPQAVKVEEGKA, from the exons ATGTCCGATCGTTTGGGGCAAATAACCAAGTCCAAGGATGGAAAAAGCAAGTATTCCTCACTCAGCCTATTTGATAAGTACAAGGGAAAATCAATAGAAACTCAGAAAAACACAG TAGTTCCGCGACATGGCTTGCAGAGTCTTGGTAAAGTGGCCACAGCCCGGCGTATGCCCCCACCAGCTCATCTGCCGAGCTTGAAgtctgaaaacaaaggaaacgaTCCCAACGTGATTATAGTGCCCAAAGACGGTACAGGATGGGCGAACAAGCAGGAACAACCCGATCAAAAGAA TTCTGTTGCATCAACACCACAGCTGCCGGAGTTGCAGCCGCCGCTGCCTTTGCAGAAATCTGTCTCCAATCTTCAGAAGTCCTCACCGGTAGCCAACCAGGAG aacacaaacacaagtggACCAAAGCAATGGGCCCAGCTAAATGGAAAGGCAGTAGAGCAAGATG GTTCAAGGGCCTCAAACCGACTTCAGCCCTTCTCTCACGAGGAATTTCCCACACTGAAGGCAGCTGGAGAACAGGACAGGGCTGGCAAGGAAAGAAGCGGCTTCGATCCGTCGTATGGGCCCGGACCAAGCCTCCGCCCCCAGA ATGTGACAAGCTGGAGGGAAGGTGGTGGCAGGAACCTTCAGCCCTCATCCCTGACCCTCAGCCTGCCAGCAGATCCTGAGGGTAAGGCCACTGCCCTGGCTGAGACTGGCACCCCTCCAGCCTCGTCTCACCCCTCCTCCGCCACAGTCACCACCTCATCTAATACGGTGACGGCTCCGTCACCAGGCCCTGACCCCAAGGAGCTTTCCCTGCGACCTGCTCAGCCTGTCCGCAGAACAGCCGTCCCTACTGCATTGCAGTACCAGCTTCATCACACTTCAACTGCTGTCTACCATGACATGTTGCCTGCCTTT ATGTGCTCTAAAGAGACACGTGAAGCTACGGGTACAGACCATGTTCCCACCACCGTAGCAGCCCCTGCCCGTTTTGACAGCAAACCTACTTTTAGGCAGAGCTATGCCAAACCTGAGCTTGTAAA TGGTGACGTAAGGAGAGAGAATCGCTTTGTCCGTGCTGCGCCTCGACTTTCTTCACAGCCTATCCGTAGACCTACCGACAGACCAGTTCGCCCAGCCATTATTAATCCAGAGGATTTGAAGGATCTGGATGAGCTTGACAATGATTGTGAAGATGGATGGGCTG GACTTCATGAGGAGGTTGATTATAGTGAGAAGCTCAAATTTagtgatgatgaagaagaacaCTCTTCCAGTGACAAAAACAAGATCTG GGCTGactgggagagggagagagataaCCAGCGGGACTGCCATTCCTCCCTTAGCTCGGGGGAGGCATCTTACCCACAAGAGGGTCCAGAAGAGAGTTACTCTTTCCAGCATCACCACCACGAGCCTCCCAGGAAGACCAACGGCAAATATCTCTCCACAGACACCCAG GTCCAACAGAGAAACCAAGGAGACCCACTTGCTGACCAGGATGATCACCAGCGGCAGTCTCAGGCACCAGCTAGGGCCAAGTATGTGTCGCCTGAGCTGTCTGAGGCTGTTGAGAGAGCCCGAAGACGgcgggaggaggaagagaggcgTGCTCGTGAGGAACGTCTGGCAGCATGTGCTGAAAAGCTCAAAAAACTGGATGAAAAATTTGGGAAGACTGAAAGGCAGACATCAAGGACGGATGACAGCCAGAAGGAGGTAGAGGGAAAAGAAGTTCCACTGTCCCCAAGTCGGGAACAGAGTCGAAGCCACCATGATAACTGGCACTACAGCACAAAAG ATGGAAGTGAGTGTCCCTCGGACATTTCCCCTGGCCATAGTTACCGTGAAGAGTCTGGCTTCTCTACCTACCGTGGCAGTGAAGACGATGGCCCAGAGCCCTCCTCACCATCAGGAGACTACAGTGGGCGTCAGCCAATCAAACCAGTGCCACCCCGCTTTCAAAAGCAACCAcaacaccaccagcagcag GAACAAATGTTCAAGATGCAGCATTGGCAGCAGTCAGGTCACCCTAATCCATCAGGGTCAAGCCACACTCAGCGGGGCTACTACCCTCCACATGTCCTTGGTTTTGATCCGCGCTGGATGATGATGCCACCTTTCATGGATCCCCGCATGACCCAGGGACGGTCTCCTGTTGACTACTACCCTG GAATGATAAAACCTATGATGCACCAAGATCACTTGAACAGTCCCGGTTCTGATGAGGGATGCCATCCAAACTTGCCTCAGGAGAGACGAGCGCCTTCCACTGAGCCTTACCCAGTGTGGAATCAAGATGGCTACCCCTTGCGTAGCTTTACTCCACCTTACCAGAGACAGCGTGAAAGCTCGGAAAGCGGACATCCCGATGACAG AGGTGATATGGCCTCTTCCCAACAGGACTCCTATGAAGAGAGGGCCAGTGATTGTTTGTCCCACACTCAAGATGATCTTCCCCATCACAGTTATCAGAGCAGAGGTTCAGACAGAGAACAACATGACCAAGGCTTGCTCACCACCGCTCAGAACCTCTCTCAGAATTATTCAGATAGTGAATACCCAAAGCAAGAGTCGAGAGACAAGCATCTGAAAGATGGCCTTGAATCCCACGACGAGGCCTTAGATGGCTCCACAGACAACTGGAAAAGAGATGGTAGCCAGAAACAAGACGGAGGGGTTAACAGTGCCCAAAACCAGTGGTCTGAAGCCAGTTCCAGTTCAAGTAGTGTCAACCAGCCATCTGAGGCTAGTGGACGCACCTTGATACGCAGAACTGGTCCCATCAAGAAACCAGTTCTTAAGGCTCTCAAAGTGGAAGACAAGGAGAATGAAAAGCCTAAACCTGAGCCTGAGGAGAAGCCTGTCCCCTACCGCCTGGAGAAAGAAGTCCTTACTAACGTTTATGACTTGAAGAAAGACAACCAGCCTGCCAACAATAGGCGTTCTGCATCACCTGTGGTtgaaaaacaacctgaagagaggCAGCGCCAGTCTCCAGCTCCCAGTAAAATGGACAGACCTCTGAGCACCCACAGCGATGACTCTCCCAAGGAGAACACTTGGAGCAGTGCTAAAAGCCAGTCACTTAGAGACAGTCAGGAGAACCGAGAACCCCAGGCACCACGGCGCAATAACTGGATCTTTATTGATGAAGAACAGGCCTTTGGTGCAGTGAGGGGGACGGGTAGAGGCCGCAGTCGAGGCTTCCGGGAATTTAACTCCAGAGGTGGAACCCGCGGTGGCCGCGGTGGAGATAATCTCAGAGGTGTttataacaacaataacaacagcagtggcagcagcaCTCAGCGAGCAGGCAGAGGTCGAGCACCACCCAGGGATCTAATCAAGGTCGAGGAGTTTCAGAGGGGCAAACCCCGTAGGCGAAATGTCAGTGAAACATTGAGTGAAGCCTCAGAGTATGAGGAACTTCCCAAGAGGCGTCGCCAGAAAGGATCTGAAAATGGAGAAGGCTATACAGAGTCTGGGGATGTCCGTAAAGCTGatagagagtcttggagatccAACAAGGTGTACACAGATGATCAGACTGCCCCAGATTCCAGAGAAAAGACCAAGGTCACCAGAGGCTTTGGAAATCGGGTGCTGCCTCCACGACTGAACACCACTGGTAGTTACAGTCGAAGCTTTGGAGGATCTAGAGATATTTCTACATGGAGGGGCCGTGGGCCTCAATTTAGTGGCAGCAGTAGCGGCTCGATGCAAGAAAATGGTTATGGTCCTGGAGCAGAGACTGCTTACTCCCGCAGACCCCCAGTTGAGCGTGACGCTCTCAAGTACACTCCTAAATTTACTGGCTCCTTCATGGAAAATGGAACAGAGGAGCGTGAAGGAGAATACTACTTTGACAGCGAGAACCCTGACAGACAGATTTTAAGGAGAAGGCGTCCTCCACGTCAAGACAAGCCTCCGCGCTTCCGTCGTCTACGACAAGAGCGTGAACCTGGCTCAAATCAGTGGACAAGTGATGAGTTCATAAACGGGGACTTTGCAAATCCCTGGCCAGGTCATTCTAAAAGCACTGGTGATGATAACTGGCCCAGTGGCCACTACTCTGGACGTCCTAGCCAGCATGGCCAGACAGAGGAATGGGAGACGGGTTCAGACAACAGCGACTTTGGTGACTGGAGAGAGAAACGGAGTGGAGGTGGAGGCATTGCTACACAGGGCCATGGCGATATTCCCTCAGACTCTGGCCAGGAGCCAGGCTCCAGTGAGAAGAGGGAGCTTTCTAAGAGAAGCTTCTCTAGTCAGAGACCATTGGTGGAACGGCAGAACAGGAAAGGAGAACCATCACTGCTGGACGCAAGCAAGATGGTGCGTGCACCTGATAATCCCCCCACCTCATCGAACAGGAGTGACAGCTGGCAGAACGGAGGCACTTCTTGTAAAAG CAGGAGTCCAGATGAGTCAGGCTCTGTATACAgcatagagcagctgccagaagAGAGGGAGCCCATTGAGCCCGCTGGGAAGAAATTAGACAAGGAGCTGAAGCCAGGACCTGTCAAAACAGACATCACTGAACCACTGTCCCCATATGAGCTCAGCAGCTACCCAA TTGAAGGAGACGCAGGGGGACCAGGTTCAAATGCAGATGGATACCAGGATGCCTTGTCTAAAAAGCAAAGACGCCCACAGGAAGATGACAGGAGGAGGAAAGAACAGGGGGCAGCT GTACCAGTGAAAAACAGGACAGTCACTTCCAAGATGCCACCACGCTTTGCCAAAAAGCAGGGAAGCATGAGCATTGAACAACCCGAGGAAGGAATTTCTTCTAACAATCTGGGAACTGAAATCTGGGAGACCAACAGCTCAG CTCTTTCAGTGCAGTCTTCAGGGGGAGACTCATGGACCAAACAGGTGTCTTACACTGGGAGTGAGCCCAACTCTGAG GACTCTGATGCGGGCccagaacaaaacaaagagcagcacaaaccagGGCCCATCGGAAATGAACGCTCCCTGAAACACCGGAAGGGCTCAGAAGGTGTCGATAGGCTGGAAGGTGGCCCTATCACACCAGTCAATGGTGTGGACCTCCATGTGGACACTGTGCTGCCTGTCCCACCCATTGAGTTTGGTGTCAGTGCCAAAGATTCAGATTTCAGCCTGCCGCCGGGTTCTACCCCAGTACCCGTGTCCAATCCTGTGAACAAGCTTCAGGAC ACTGCTTTGAATCAGAGTATCCCCATTTTGCGCTCCAACCACCTGCAGCCTGGCATCAACCTCAACCCCATCTCCTTTCCCAGTGCTGATCTCACTCTCAAG aTGGAGTCAGCACGCAAGGCGTGGGAGAACTCCCAGTCTCTTCCTGAGCAGGGCTCTCCTGGTGGCAGCGCTTCAGGTGCTCAGCCTCCCTGCAGTGCCGGCTCATCCACTGGTGTCAGTTACAGCTCGTTTGGAGGCGTTTCCATGCCACCAATGCCCGTTGCATCAGTAGCACCTTCCATGTCCATGCAAG GGAATCATATTCCCCCGCTGTATCTGGATGGTCACGTCTTTCCAAGCCAGCCACGCCTTGTACCACCTACCATGACCCAGCAGCAGACTTACCaacag GCGGCTGCAGCCCAGCAGATTCCCATTTCTTTACACACGTCTCTTCAGGCTCAGGCCCAGTTGGGGCTTCGGGGAGGTCTGCCTGTTTCTCAGTCCCAAGAGATGTTCAGCTCCATCCCCCCCTTCAG GTCCCAGGTTTACATGCACCCCAACTTGTCACAGCCCAGCCCCATGGTACTGTCAGGTGGAGCCCCTCTCAAGGGCCCATACTCAGCTTTCCCTGGCATGCAGCCATCAGACATGGTTAAACCCCAGTCAGGCTCACACTACCAGCCTATGAATGGCAGCCAGCAGCTAGTCTATGATAGTCAGATGAACCAAGGGCCTGGCATGGGCTCTTCACAGTTAATGGACTCTCAGCTCATTCAG GTCACTATGCCCCTGCCTGGCTCTCAGCTGCGTTATGGTTCAGctcaacaacacctcatcctcccacagtccatcCAGCTGCAGCAGGGACAGAACTTGTCAGTGGGAGCCCCACGCCGAATGCTACCACCAGGGTCGCAGGCAGCTGTCATGACTGGCAGCAGAGAG GGTCCACAGATGGAAATGAAAGGTTTTCAGTTCTCTGAGAAGCCCAATCATTCCCCAGGCATGTCTGGAGGTTCTTACAG acCTGGCTCTGCTAGCCCCGGCGGGAAGCCCTCTGGTCCTGGAGGACCTGTAGGCCCTCTGCCTACACATTTTGCTCAGCAG GTCCCTCCTGCTCAGGGCAGCATGGTGATGCACATGCGTCCCCCCACCACAGGCCCCTTCCCCAACCCTATTCAGAGACCTGTTATGCAGGTCAATAAGCCCGTCATCATCCGTTCCCCCCCTTACCCCAATCCTGGCCGTGACCCTCCCCACTCCATCCCTCCTTCAGCTTCCGAGCCCCCAGTTAAAGGGCAAGAGGATGGCATGAAG aataaaacaataagagatgTACGCAAGGCGGTGGGAGAGGGCAAAACACCGTCCGGGGGCATGACCAGCAAACTCCAGGAGCCCCTACCTTCCACAGGCCAAGCCAAACCAGCACGCACTGGAGCCATCAAACCCCAGGCTGTCAAAGTAGAAGAGGGCAAGGCGTAA